In bacterium, the sequence TCATCTGTCCCCCTTATATTTGTTTATTTTAATTCATCCAACGCTTCCTGCGCCCGCATCCCGAAGGGGTCGTTGATGCCGCGCGAAGCGATGATGGCCTCGAAAATAACCCTTGCATCCTCAAGACGCTCGAGCTGAACGTAGCCCGAACCGGCCTGGAACCAGCTCTCGAGTCCCCACTGATCCTGCGGGAATTCATCGTGACATTTAAGGAACAGGGAGACCGCCTTCTCGGTATGCTCAGGGTCTGCAAAAGCGGCGTACGAACGGGCAGTCCAGTAAAGGAGCCTTGCTCTGTCCTTCGTGACGAGCGGAGTGGCCTTCTCGAAGTACGTGACCGCCTGCGAAAACTTGTACGCATTGTATGCCGTTATGCCTAGTTCGGTGTAAAGATCGCCGCGCTCCTCGGGAGAGCTGGATTCGTTCACAAGGGTTTCAAAATACTCGAAGGCTTTGTTGTATTCCTCCTTGTTCCTTGCAATAACGGCAAGATTGCGAAGAGCTGAGGAACGAAGATCAGGGTCCGCGAGAGCGTCGGAATAATGCAGGGCGGCGCTGTCAAGCTCCTGGATCATGTAGAAGAGCGTTCCCAGCTTGAAGTGAACGGCGGGTACAAGCTGGCTGCGCGGAAAGGCTTCGAGGAACGCCTTGAAATTCTCGAGGGCTTCCTCCTGCCTGCCGGCTTTTGCCGCAGTCAATCCTTTATAGTAGATGTAGTTCTCGTTGCGCATGAGCGAACGAACGTTCGAAAGGGACGAAAGTACCTTGTCCGCTTCGTCAACACTTCCCGCGTTGAGAAGATAGCCAACCTTTTCAAGAAGCAGTGCGGACTGGTCTCCTGGACTCAGCAGATCGAGCCTCATCCACAACGAATCCGCTTCCTTCAGTTCGCCGGAGCGGTAGAGCGCCGTCACGAGTTTGGATAGAACGAGCGTATCCGTAGGGTTGGCCGCATAGAGTTTTCGCAAGGTTGCGACGGCGTTTGAGTCCTCGCCGCCGGCAAGCTGGTGCTGAGCGACCAGGAAGTCGGCCTTTGATACAAGACTCGAATCCCTGCCTTCACTGACCAGACGTTCAAGCAGATGCCTTCCGAGTCTGTTGTGATCAACGAGGCTTAATCCGACTCCGGACCAGTAAAGATATGGGTCCTTGAGCGCAGCGGGCCTCTGATGCATCAAGCTTTTGACATCGTCGACCTTTGCAAGCTGGCTCTCGACTTTCGCGACCTTAATCCAGAACGAGATTTCGTCCTGGTACTCCGAATCCTCGAGAGCGCGTGCAAACTCATCCAGTTCGTTGTACTGCCTCAGCTTGAATATGAGTCCGAGCGCTTTGTGCCAGATATCCCGCGGTATCACGCCGAGCTCGACTGCCATGTTTCTGTAAAGCGAAAGCGCCTCAAGATTGCGTCCTCGAGACTCCTCTATCTCGGCCAGATTCTTTAATGCAAGATAATAGACAGTATCGTGGGGAGATATTGAAAGTATAAGGTTGAACTTCGCCGACGCGTCGCTTGTATCAGCCTCAAGCAGCGCCAGCTCCGCTAGCTCGTACAGCACGGGAAGATTGTAGGAGCTCTTCGGTTTTGTCAGATAAAGATTCTCCCACTCGCTTCGGGCCGCAACAGTATCGCCAAGAGAAAGCTGGACACCGCCCAGAAGGAAACGGATTTCATCCGAGTAGCGGCCTTCGGGAAAGTGGTCGAGATAGTTGAGCGCCCTCTCCATCTTCTTCAGGGGATCCCTTAGTTCTATGAGGAAGAGACGGTACAGAGCGTCCTCGACGAGAGCGTCCTCAGGAAACTGCCAGTATAGATTCTCGTATCTCTCCCTTGCCTTGTCAAGCAATCTAACCTTGCCATCCTTCAGGTAAAGGCGCTCATAGGACAAGGCGGAGTAGTAAAACGCCTGAGGAGTCGCAACGGTATCAAGGAAGGAGATTGCGCCCTCGTAATCCTTCGCATCCTCGAAAAGAATCTTGCCCTTCTCCGAAGAGGTCGTTGCCCTTACCAGTTTTTTTAAGGCGGCATCGGCGTCTTTGAATTCAAAGTATTTAATGATGTCAGCTTCCCTCTGAACCTCGGAGCGGTTTACCGAATAAGGCGCCCTTTTAAGGAAATCGCTATAATAATCGAGCGCTTCCTTGGGAAGTCCTCGCGAGTTTGCAAACCTTGCCCTTCTTAAGATGTCCTCTACCCTTTCGAATTTCGACAGAGAAAGAAGTCTATCGTACGTCTGGAAATCTTTCTTTTCGCTGAGTGCATCCAGCACTTTTTCGAATTCATCCCATGTCTTGAAGCTGGCGTCTGTCAAAGCCCGTGCATCGTATTCGAGTCCCGATAGTATTCTTGCCTTCGCCTCGAGGGCGCGATCGGATTGAGTGAAGGAAAGCTTCTTTCGAGCATCGTCGTAAGCCTTAAGGGCTTTTGGCGTATTGCCCAGAAGCGAATAGGAAGAAGCAAGGGGAAGCAGGGCATCGTAATAATGCTGTTTTGAAGCCGATTCAAAGTACTCGACCGCATCCTCGTAGAGAGAGAAACTCTCGAAAAGTTTACCCAAGGCGTATGCCTGCGCCGGGTTGATTGTCGACGGCTCGCCCATTGCAAGACCCGCCTCCATTGAAGAAAGGCTGTCTGCCCTTGCAAGGGTTGCATCTATCTGAAGCGAAGCAACAGTTGCCGCAACCTGCGGATAGGTTTTTTCAAGATCGGCAAGATACGGTCTCAGGAGATCTTGTCTTCCTGCGGCAAGAAGCATCTTTGCACCCATGAGCCGCAGATCAGGGTCGTCAATGGTCATATAGACATCGCGCGCGCGCTCGTACTCCTTTGCCTCCTCGAGTTTCATTGCGAGGCGAAGCTTCACGTCCTTCGCAGGTTCAAGACGCGGATATTTCATGAATAGTTCGTAGGATTTTGCGAGCTGCCCCAATTCAAGGGATGAGATTACGCATCTTTCAAGAGCGTAAGGGTCAGGGTCGGAAGATTCGGCAAGATGGCGCTCAAGGTAGCGCAGGGCCTTGTCGTATCTCGAAAGCGCGAATGCGGACTGTCCGGCGATAAGAAGCGCGCTGTCCTGTGCCTCGAAACCGGGTTCAAGCAGAAGCTGTTCCATCGCGTAGAGCGCGGGTCCGTAAAGCCCGTTGCGGTAAGCCTCAACCGCCTGATCGAAATCCTCCCTGGGAGTGGAGAAAAGAAAAACGAGAAGCACAGAAAACATCTTGACCCGCTACATGAGCATTCCGCCGTCCACCCTGATCACCTGACCGGTGATGTAGGAGGCGTCATCCGAACAAAGGAACTTGACGACCTTTGCAACGTCTTCCGGGGTGCCCGGCCGCTTCAGGGGAATCTGTTTGAGGAAGTATTCCTTGACCTCATCGGGCAGGACTTCCGTCATTGGCGTCTGGATATACCCTGGCGCCACGCAGTTTACCGTTATGTTTCTCGAGCCCAGCTCGCGTGCAAGAGTCATTGAAAAGCCAATTAGGCCCGCCTTGGATGCCGAGTAGTTTGCCTGGCCTACGTTTCCCATCTGCCCGACTACCGAACTCATATTGATTATACGGCCCCAGCGCTCCTTCATCATCGACTTGACGAAAGCCTTTGATACATTGAATGCGCCAGTGAGATTGACCTTAAGCACCGTTTCCCAGGTATTTGAGTCCATGCGGATGAACAGCGTGTCGCGCGTTATCCCGGCGTTGTTTATTACTATGCTGACAGTGCCCTGCTCCTGCTCTATTCGCAAGGCAAGCTCATTCATCGCATCGAGAGATGTAACGTCGGCTTTGTAAAAAAAAGCCTCTCCTCCAGCGTCTTCGACGAGTTTCTTTGTTTCTTTGAGTCCTTCCTCGTTAACATCCAGAAGAATCTCGCGGTAAGTGCCTGCCAGTTCCAACGCTATTGACCTGCCTATTCCTGCTGCCGCACCTGTTATCAATGCCCTTTTGGTTTCATTCACAATTTCCTCCAAACTGTATCATCGAACAAGAGTCAGCGTACTCTTGCTCCGCTCTTTGACCAATCCGTTTTCGTACGTTTCGATTATATAGAAATAAAGTCCGGAAGCCACCGGTTTCTTGCCGTCGTTCCTGCCGTCCCAGTAAGCGACTCGACCGTAGACGCTTATCTCAGCGGGCTTCTCATCGAGAACCCTGACCCGCTCGCCCGCGAGATTGTAGATGTAGACCTTGAAATCGGGGTACTGACCCTGGGTCTTTTCTTCGTCCGTAGGTTCGTAGACGATGGTTACTTTCTCCCTTTCATGCGCGTTGAAGGGATTAGGATAAGAGTAGGTTCTGCCGAGAAGAAGAGCCGCTATCTCTAATCTGGCCGTCATTATGCTGTCGGCTTCTGATATGAGGGATACGGAAGCGCCCGAAGGCACGCCGTCATAAAATCTGCTGGATGGCACCGAGGAGTTCGAGAAACCGAAGCTGTCGGACTTCCACAGATCGGATGCCGAACCCTGGCCCGAGGTGAAGAGGAATTGAGGGCTGCCGTCGGCCTGCATAATTCCTACCAGAGGATTCGAAAGATTGTTGTTGTTCTCCTGGGATTCATCGACATGGAGTACAAGAAGCCCGTCTCCGGGCAATCCCTTGTCGAATCCCTTGCGCCTTCGGTTTTCGGCAAGAAAATATTCTCCTATGCCGGCTTTCTCGAAAGACCACTCGGCGCCGGATGGGTTCGCAAATATCCTCCATGCCGAGGCGGATGAATTCGATTCGGCGAACTCCGCCGCATCAACCTCTTCAAGGGCTCCCCTCTCAAGCGACTGCGGTTCCACCCAGCCGAGGAGATACTTGCACCACGCAGAGGGATGAACAGGAGATGAACCAGCAGGCGTTCCGCCCCACGAACCAGATGCCATGAGGCAGAAGATGCCGAGACCTGCAGAGCCTGAGGATGGACCATCGGTGATGTAGAGGTCGGGCAAGCCGAATCCGTGGCCCCACTCGTGGCAGAATACGCCAATGCTCGATATCGTTCCATCGACGGACTCGCTTGAGCGCTCGGGGTTGATGGTGTAGACGTCTATCTTTATCTTCTGGCCCGGGTGATTGGGATCGGCATCGTTCGTCTCATAGACGCCAGGGCCTCCGTAGGACGCCCAGCCTGAGAGAGAGAACTCGTGGGACCAGATATCGCCGGTGATTCCGGTCTCCTCTGCTCCGTAGCCAACGTGTATGACGGTGAAGATATCTACATACCCGTCGCCGTCGTTGTCGTACAGCGAGTAGTCGACCGATGCATCGGACGCCTGACAGGCCTCAAGAACGAGCGCGCCTGCCGAACGCGCATAGTTGTTGCCTATGCCGTAGTTGTCGTCGGCATAGTAGGATGCAGTGTATTTTGCAGGATACGGCCCGACTACTTGGCCTCGCAGATCAACTTTTCCGTAGGAAACCTCTTCGTAATAGTCGTGCGCGGACCCGCTGGTCCAAGGTCCGTCGAAGAGCATAGCCTGAAAATCAGAGGCATCATACTCAGCCCCGACGTCTGAATACGACATGAACACTACAGGGAAACGCCTAGTTCCGGATACTGTCTGGATCTGTATGTTTCCAGTTGTTGTCCGAGCGAATCCCCTGGATTGATTCAGTCCCAGTTCTCCGTATCTTTGCCAGGCATTAGCTGATAACGTTACCCCCGCCTTGGGAGGCATTGACCACAGCAACGCAAGTGTCGCACACAGTGCGGCATTCATAACGTCACTTCTTAGTCTCCTCCTTCTCCTTCATCGAGCATCGGCCTTCAAAAAAGACGTTGTCCTGAATCACGAGCCCTTTGCATGTGACGTCGCCAGTCAGATTCGCCCCTGAATGCATCTCAACCTTGCCGTGCGAATAGACGTTACCCTCTATTCTTCCGCCGACAAAGGCATCCTTGCAGCGAACGTCGCCTTTAACCCGGGCGCTTGAACCGGCCGTGAAGGTATCGGAGACGGTTATGTTGCCTTCGAACTCTCCGTCTATACGGAGACTGCCCTTAGTTTTAACGTTGCCTGTAATTATTGTCTCTTTTCCAATTATCGTATCAAGCTTGGCGTCTTTGCCAGTGCTATTCATTGTATACTCCTCCTTTATATTCGCGTTTGAGGATGAAAAGGTTAGAGGGGTCTATAGGGGTTCCTTTGTGGCGCACTTCGAAGTGAAGATGAGGTCCGCTCGAGCGGCCTGTGTTGCCCACAAAGCCCACTATTGTATTCATTTTTACTTTTTCTCCCTTTTTCACCGTAACAGACTGCAGGTGTCCGTAGAAAGTTTCGTAATAAGGCCCGTGTCGTATCTTAAGAAAATTGCCGTATGTGGAATCGACACCTACATCGCTTACAACACCCTCAGCCGTAGCAAAAACAGGCTTCCCCTCAGACGTTGCAAAATCTATTCCGGGGTGCGATTGAGAAAAGCCACGAGAAACCTGGAAACCTACCGTGGGTAGTACCTGAGGATAAAAACCTTCTACGTCTTTCTCTATAAGATTCGTGTCAGGAGGCAAGGTGTCCAGGCTGTCCAGCTTCGGGATAATAGGCCTGTACTGAAAAACAAGTTCTGTTGAATCCACAGGTCCGGGAGCTTTGGCAAGTCCGAGCATTATCCTGAGCTGGTCGAGTTTCTTCTCGCTCGTCGCAAGTTCCTTTTTAAGAACGGGCAAGTTGACCAAACCCTCTTCAAGTTCGGAGTTTCTCCTTCGCAAGTAATGGACCTCAGCTACTTGTCCGTATATTTGAAGGGAATAAATAAGCATGAAGATGACGCCCGCTACGAAAACTCCAATGCCTGATAGTATTGCCAGAACCGCGTTCCTCGAATAGGTTTTGCCGAAGTATTTGTTTGTGTAGTTGGGTGTGATATTGAAGGATATCCTCTTCGGGATACTAAGCGGTTTATCGTAACGCTTCGGGGTCCGCTCTACGGGTTTTGTTGTAGCTTCACCGTTTGGTGGTTTATCCAGCTTCAGCTCCTGCTGTTTTTTATTCGATTTCTGCTCTTTTGGCTTCATTTCACAAGCCTCCATACGAGCTTAAGCAATGCATCGTAATCGGTTTTCCTTACCTTCTCGACCCCCTGAGCGTAGCGCTCTAATGGTATTCCTAATACGGCACATTCTAAACCCGCCCTTGCGAGAATGTCCGATGCCGATGAATGCTCTAAATTTATTGTATTCCTAACGACGACTTTCTCCTTCGCGGCAAGATCGCTTACATACTCCCTCGTGTTTGACGAGGGAATACTCCGCTGGGTTCTCACCGGCAACAACACGCTTCCCTCGCTGTTTTGGGATGGCGAAGGCATCGCTTCAAGAACGAACGTATTCGAGACGCTCATACCCGCCATTGACGATGTAAGTCCCATATATCCAAGATGCTTCCCTGTGTAAAAAAGAAAGGCAACAGGCTTTTTGATTTCACCCGATTTTGATGCGAGTTCGAGCAGAATAGCCGAGGCGAGCCTGTCGGAAAGGGCGCTTGCATATATTGAATTATCTGTTTCGAAAAACTCGGGCGCCCGAACAAGAAACGTGCCTGCAGAAATATCGCCAGCGAAAAGTGGTTCGGCGCGCTGCTCCTTCCCGTCGCACGAAGGCGACACCAAATAGCGGTTTCCCTTTTCATCGAGGGCCCAGCCGCCTTCCTGAACCGGACCGGATGGAAGCGTTTTCAGATGCATTACGCCCTCAGCGTCCTTGTGTTCAACCACCCACGAACGCTGGTCGGTGTTAGTGACAAAAAGCTCATAAGGCTCTTTCCCGCGGAAGCCCTTAAGATTTCCGAGATTGTCTATTGATACTTCAAAACCGGCATCGCTTAGTTCTTTCTTCAAATACTCGACAAACAAAGCCTCCCTGCCCGTAGGTCCAAAAAGGAAGCAGACTTTCTTTAGCAATTCAACGTTCAATGTAACGCCTCTTTAAATCATGTGTCACTTTTTTAACTAGCTTTATTGCATTAATTATATCATCAGTGGATGAAATTGCAACAGGCGAATGTATGTATCTAGAAGGTACTGCCACAACGGCCGCATCAAGAGATTTAACCCTTACCGCAGCGCCTGCATCAGTACCGCCGACAAGAGGTCTTTTATACTGCCAAGGCAGGCCGCAAGCGTCCGCCGTATTCGTTATGAAATCCATAAGTCTTCTGCTCGCGACAACGCTTCCGTCCAGTATGGTAATGACAGGACCCTTGCCGATTCTCGGAAGCCGCGACGTGTCTTTATCGACCGGAACATCGCCTGCGCCAGTACCTTCAACGACGATTAGTATATCCGGCTTAACCCTTGCGGAGGCTATTCTTGCGCCTCGCAATCCCACCTCCTCCTGCACCGTCCAGATAAAGGTAACCGGTACATCATAGTCTTCGCGAATGAGTTCTGCGAGTATGTAGCAGCCGAGTCTGTCGTCAAAAGCTTTTCCCTTTATGATGCCGTCTCTTGCTTCGAAATTCGTATCGAAAGCGACCGGATCTCCTGGCGATACAAGGCTTTGGGCCTGCGCTTTTGATGATGCTCCTATATCCAACCTTAAATCTTTTATGCCTATAACTTTTTTTGAATCCATGGCATCCACGAGGAAAGGCGGTACGCTGCCGATGACGCCAGGTATCCGTTCCTTTCCGACGGTCACTCTCTTCGCAAGAAGGACCCTTGGGTCTATACCGCCCAGAGGAGTAAGCTTGATATATCCATCTTCGTCCACCCTGTCGACCATCAGCCCGACCTCATCCATGTGCGCTGCAAAGGCGAGATGAGGTCCGCGATTTCCCTTCCCCTTAGTCATATAGAGATTGCCGAGCCAGTCAGTTTCGACTTCATCGGCATAGCTTGAGACTTTGTCGTGGATGAGCGTCCTGACTTCATCTTCAAGTCCGGGAAGCCCGTTCGTGTCCGTCAGTTCTTTAAGGAATTCTCTGTCTAAAGACTCCATATCTCCTTATCCGCAAACACTCTTGAAAGAAGAAGCGAGGCATTCTCGACATCCTTCATGTCCATCACCTCGACGGGCGTATGCATGTAGCGGACTGGTATTGAAATAAGCGCCGCAGGCAAACCTTCGGCTATAAGGGTAATGACGTCCGATTCTGTGCCTGTAGAGCGTCCGAGAGGTTCCAGACCATAGGGCACGGATAGCGTCTCAGCCTTATTTTTTATTGCCTCAAGATGCGGCTTTGACAAGACAGGACCAACGCCCAGCGTCGGGCCTGCACCCAAGGGAAATGAATAATCGCTCGATCCGTGAGAAATTCCGTATGTAACATCGGCGACAACGGCAAAAGAAGGATGAGCGGAGGACATGCTTCTTGCAGCGGATGAAGCCCCTAACATCGAGACCTCCTCCTGTGCGGATGCGACGAATAGAATCTTGCCGGGAAGCTTGCGCGCGTTGAGTTCCTTGGTAAGAAGCAAAGAAAGAAATACACCCGCCTTGTTATCCAGGCCGGCTGAGGTCACGAGAGAACCTTGAAGC encodes:
- a CDS encoding M42 family metallopeptidase, translating into MESLDREFLKELTDTNGLPGLEDEVRTLIHDKVSSYADEVETDWLGNLYMTKGKGNRGPHLAFAAHMDEVGLMVDRVDEDGYIKLTPLGGIDPRVLLAKRVTVGKERIPGVIGSVPPFLVDAMDSKKVIGIKDLRLDIGASSKAQAQSLVSPGDPVAFDTNFEARDGIIKGKAFDDRLGCYILAELIREDYDVPVTFIWTVQEEVGLRGARIASARVKPDILIVVEGTGAGDVPVDKDTSRLPRIGKGPVITILDGSVVASRRLMDFITNTADACGLPWQYKRPLVGGTDAGAAVRVKSLDAAVVAVPSRYIHSPVAISSTDDIINAIKLVKKVTHDLKRRYIER
- a CDS encoding M23 family metallopeptidase; its protein translation is MKPKEQKSNKKQQELKLDKPPNGEATTKPVERTPKRYDKPLSIPKRISFNITPNYTNKYFGKTYSRNAVLAILSGIGVFVAGVIFMLIYSLQIYGQVAEVHYLRRRNSELEEGLVNLPVLKKELATSEKKLDQLRIMLGLAKAPGPVDSTELVFQYRPIIPKLDSLDTLPPDTNLIEKDVEGFYPQVLPTVGFQVSRGFSQSHPGIDFATSEGKPVFATAEGVVSDVGVDSTYGNFLKIRHGPYYETFYGHLQSVTVKKGEKVKMNTIVGFVGNTGRSSGPHLHFEVRHKGTPIDPSNLFILKREYKGGVYNE
- a CDS encoding M42 family metallopeptidase, with the protein product MAKRFLEEYLDSISVRSFDLGTSGLSWEIGQGERTALFFAHLDQVSLIVEHVDDEGYIYVKMPGIDPRIVVSQELTVLGKKALRGVVGMSPPHFVTEEERRQTIPADKLYIDVGMKAEELRGIVGTGDPCVWNSKPKALQGSLVTSAGLDNKAGVFLSLLLTKELNARKLPGKILFVASAQEEVSMLGASSAARSMSSAHPSFAVVADVTYGISHGSSDYSFPLGAGPTLGVGPVLSKPHLEAIKNKAETLSVPYGLEPLGRSTGTESDVITLIAEGLPAALISIPVRYMHTPVEVMDMKDVENASLLLSRVFADKEIWSL
- the fabG gene encoding 3-oxoacyl-[acyl-carrier-protein] reductase; translation: MVNETKRALITGAAAGIGRSIALELAGTYREILLDVNEEGLKETKKLVEDAGGEAFFYKADVTSLDAMNELALRIEQEQGTVSIVINNAGITRDTLFIRMDSNTWETVLKVNLTGAFNVSKAFVKSMMKERWGRIINMSSVVGQMGNVGQANYSASKAGLIGFSMTLARELGSRNITVNCVAPGYIQTPMTEVLPDEVKEYFLKQIPLKRPGTPEDVAKVVKFLCSDDASYITGQVIRVDGGMLM
- a CDS encoding tetratricopeptide repeat protein, with product MFSVLLVFLFSTPREDFDQAVEAYRNGLYGPALYAMEQLLLEPGFEAQDSALLIAGQSAFALSRYDKALRYLERHLAESSDPDPYALERCVISSLELGQLAKSYELFMKYPRLEPAKDVKLRLAMKLEEAKEYERARDVYMTIDDPDLRLMGAKMLLAAGRQDLLRPYLADLEKTYPQVAATVASLQIDATLARADSLSSMEAGLAMGEPSTINPAQAYALGKLFESFSLYEDAVEYFESASKQHYYDALLPLASSYSLLGNTPKALKAYDDARKKLSFTQSDRALEAKARILSGLEYDARALTDASFKTWDEFEKVLDALSEKKDFQTYDRLLSLSKFERVEDILRRARFANSRGLPKEALDYYSDFLKRAPYSVNRSEVQREADIIKYFEFKDADAALKKLVRATTSSEKGKILFEDAKDYEGAISFLDTVATPQAFYYSALSYERLYLKDGKVRLLDKARERYENLYWQFPEDALVEDALYRLFLIELRDPLKKMERALNYLDHFPEGRYSDEIRFLLGGVQLSLGDTVAARSEWENLYLTKPKSSYNLPVLYELAELALLEADTSDASAKFNLILSISPHDTVYYLALKNLAEIEESRGRNLEALSLYRNMAVELGVIPRDIWHKALGLIFKLRQYNELDEFARALEDSEYQDEISFWIKVAKVESQLAKVDDVKSLMHQRPAALKDPYLYWSGVGLSLVDHNRLGRHLLERLVSEGRDSSLVSKADFLVAQHQLAGGEDSNAVATLRKLYAANPTDTLVLSKLVTALYRSGELKEADSLWMRLDLLSPGDQSALLLEKVGYLLNAGSVDEADKVLSSLSNVRSLMRNENYIYYKGLTAAKAGRQEEALENFKAFLEAFPRSQLVPAVHFKLGTLFYMIQELDSAALHYSDALADPDLRSSALRNLAVIARNKEEYNKAFEYFETLVNESSSPEERGDLYTELGITAYNAYKFSQAVTYFEKATPLVTKDRARLLYWTARSYAAFADPEHTEKAVSLFLKCHDEFPQDQWGLESWFQAGSGYVQLERLEDARVIFEAIIASRGINDPFGMRAQEALDELK
- a CDS encoding polymer-forming cytoskeletal protein; amino-acid sequence: MNSTGKDAKLDTIIGKETIITGNVKTKGSLRIDGEFEGNITVSDTFTAGSSARVKGDVRCKDAFVGGRIEGNVYSHGKVEMHSGANLTGDVTCKGLVIQDNVFFEGRCSMKEKEETKK
- a CDS encoding M6 family metalloprotease domain-containing protein; translated protein: MNAALCATLALLWSMPPKAGVTLSANAWQRYGELGLNQSRGFARTTTGNIQIQTVSGTRRFPVVFMSYSDVGAEYDASDFQAMLFDGPWTSGSAHDYYEEVSYGKVDLRGQVVGPYPAKYTASYYADDNYGIGNNYARSAGALVLEACQASDASVDYSLYDNDGDGYVDIFTVIHVGYGAEETGITGDIWSHEFSLSGWASYGGPGVYETNDADPNHPGQKIKIDVYTINPERSSESVDGTISSIGVFCHEWGHGFGLPDLYITDGPSSGSAGLGIFCLMASGSWGGTPAGSSPVHPSAWCKYLLGWVEPQSLERGALEEVDAAEFAESNSSASAWRIFANPSGAEWSFEKAGIGEYFLAENRRRKGFDKGLPGDGLLVLHVDESQENNNNLSNPLVGIMQADGSPQFLFTSGQGSASDLWKSDSFGFSNSSVPSSRFYDGVPSGASVSLISEADSIMTARLEIAALLLGRTYSYPNPFNAHEREKVTIVYEPTDEEKTQGQYPDFKVYIYNLAGERVRVLDEKPAEISVYGRVAYWDGRNDGKKPVASGLYFYIIETYENGLVKERSKSTLTLVR